One genomic window of Solanum dulcamara chromosome 10, daSolDulc1.2, whole genome shotgun sequence includes the following:
- the LOC129869698 gene encoding secreted RxLR effector protein 161-like — MGLGGVKPTATPLESRSKLTTVEYDKAVGAERDEALEEVSKYQRLIGRLLYVTITRPDISFSVQTLSQFMQEPKTSHWEATIRVVRYLKNAPVQGLIFREKPTQEITYWCDSDWVACPNIIRSITGYAIKFGESLISWKSKKQQTISKSSAEAEYRSMTAVVAEITWLLGLFSELGVEVHQPVVV, encoded by the coding sequence ATGGGCCTAGGAGGTGTAAAACCAACTGCTACACCACTAGAATCTAGAAGCAAGTTGACCACTGTGGAATATGACAAGGCTGTTGGAGCTGAAAGAGATGAAGCTTTGGAAgaagtttcaaaatatcaaaggCTGATAGGAAGACTGTTGTATGTCACCATAACTAGGCCAGACATCAGCTTTTCAGTCCAAACACTAAGTCAATTCATGCAAGAGCCTAAGACATCACACTGGGAAGCAACTATTAGAGTAGTCAGATACCTGAAAAATGCACCAGTACAAGGCCTTATTTTCAGAGAAAAACCTACACAAGAGATAACTTATTGGTGTGATTCAGATTGGGTAGCTTGCCCCAATATAATAAGATCTATCACAGGCTATGCTATTAAGTTTGGAGAGTCACTTATCTCTTGGAAGTCGAAGAAGCAGCAAACAATATCCAAGAGCTCAGCTGAAGCTGAATATAGAAGCATGACAGCTGTTGTTGCAGAGATTACTTGGCTGCTGGGCCTGTTCAGTGAGCTTGGAGTGGAAGTTCATCAGCCAGTAGTTGTTTAG